A stretch of Mustelus asterias chromosome 24, sMusAst1.hap1.1, whole genome shotgun sequence DNA encodes these proteins:
- the LOC144511502 gene encoding nanos homolog 2-like: protein MICVGELKCLKLEVVMERFSKNCPPGDQDFDIWKDYLQLSMRVEEIWRPAPGGQEHGQASPPAEGAFRPLLVGQDPSSDASSAGPEHPPRKAGAICTFCKHNGESRKVYASHALKTEGGKVLCPILRNYVCPLCRATGDAAHTLKYCGFNPEKQSLYRNNGRNSVGKRARR, encoded by the coding sequence ATGATTTGTGTTGGAGAACTCAAGTGCCTGAAGCttgaggtggtgatggagagatTCAGCAAGAACTGCCCTCCTGGAGACCAGGACTTCGATATATGGAAGGACTACCTCCAGCTGTCGATGAGGGTCGAGGAGATCTGGCGGCCCGCACCGGGCGGGCAGGAGCACGGACAGGCAAGCCCGCCCGCTGAAGGCGCCTTCCGCCCACTGCTGGTGGGCCAGGACCCCTCCTCGGATGCGAGCAGCGCGGGGCCCGAGCATCCACCGAGGAAGGCGGGCGCCATCTGCACCTTCTGCAAGCACAACGGCGAGTCGCGCAAGGTCTACGCCTCGCACGCGTTGAAGACGGAGGGCGGCAAGGTGCTGTGCCCCATCTTGCGGAACTACGTCTGCCCCCTCTGCCGGGCCACGGGTGACGCCGCCCACACTCTGAAATACTGCGGCTTCAACCCGGAGAAGCAGTCGCTGTACCGTAACAACGGGCGGAACTCAGTGGGCAAGAGAGCGAGGCGTTAA